ATGGGAATTCTACCCATTTTATACCAACTTATGAACCATGCAAAAGAGTTAGGAATAAATCCAACTCCTAAAAATAATACCGCCAATTTTGAAGTTAATTCTCTTTTTTTTATGATAACTGAAATAAACAATATTGCAGAAATCAAATATGAATAAAGAGCAATTGTATGTAGAATCAACTCTACGCCTGGATTTTGAACATCAATTTCAATTAAACCTAAATTCATATGGCCTCCAATCTATGAAAATTGCTTGATAATTTTTTCAAAAAATTCGTCTCCACCTAGCTTTGTGTTTGTTCCAACAATAAACCTTCCCCCTTTTGTGGATATAAAAATTTGATGGAAGTTAAGGTAGAATGAGAAAATCAACCCTATAGTAGACAGTATAAAACCAAGCCAGATAAGTGATGATCCAGGGCTAGTAGCAACTTCAATTCCTGTCATATAGAAAGGTTCTAATTCCAAAAGATTAACATTTGAAATTTTCTCATTGCCTCTAACAACTTTAGTTTCAACATTTGGATCTAAACTTACAATATATCTTGCTAAATACTCGTCTTTTTTAAAGACAGAGAAGGTAATTTGTTGTGATCTCATATACGGTTTTTCAGAAGGTCCATAAATATTTAGAAAATCACATTGAAAATTTTCAGGGATAATCGTAAAATCTGTATTACCAATTTTAAAAAGACCATCTTGTCTAATAATAGTCTTATAATTTAATCCTTCTATATCTAGGCTTACTAAGGCTTTATCGAAAACTTTTCTACCCAATTTCGACATTTCATTTTCATTAATTTCAGATGAGTTTGCCTGATAAAATGTAAAATTTTTATATTCAAGCGGATCATTTACTTCAATGGATTTTCTATATTTCAATTCTCCATTCTCAAATACAGAAAGATCAGAAATAAAATCTGCGATCATCTTTCTTCCATACCCACTGACATCATAATAATCTTTAGTAAATAACATTCTATTATCAGTATAAGTAACATTGTAACTATTTACTTTGATATCAAAATCAATACCATAGGTGCTTTTCTGAGAACTCGTAAGAAGTTTATTTTCAAGCTCCCAAGCGGTTGCATGAAATCTAATTCCATATAGAGAAATAACAAGACCGCCAATAACTAACAAAATCATACCTACATGAACTAAATATGCACCAGAGAATGACAATCTTCCTTTGACTAAATAGTATTGAGTTTCACCTCCAATGTTCTGGCTAGAAAATTTCAACTTACTCAGCTTATCAGGGCTAAACCTTGTACTAAAAACTTTATGGTAATCCATATTCTCAATCTCTTTATAATCTCTGAAAACAGTGCCAAAGGTTTTTTTAAAAATTGGAGAAGTATTGTTTATTACGCAGAGAAGCAAACTCAAGGTCAAAAGACCTAATAGAAATCTGTAGTTATAACTTTTAAACTGATCAAAAAGTTGTAAAACTCTATCGACTACAAAATATTTAGACTCACTCCAATCATGAATATCCACATAGAAGGATTTTCTAATAAAATCCAACTGTACAGACTCTGCTTTCTCAGGAGTAGACATGTCTTTATCTTTTGTAAAGTCATTAAATTTACTATCAACATTCTCGATTCCATTGACCACTTGATTAAACATCTCTTTAGTGTAAGATGGATAAACTTCATTGAATGCTACAAGAGAAAATGAGTAGACACCAATTACAATAAGTAAGATTATTGCGAATTTCATTGAATATAAAAGTTTTACAAAAGACATCAATTCTCCAATCTTATTTTACAGCTCTAGCATCGGTTACAATTATTTTATAAACCATTCCAGGTGCAACCTCGAAGTTACTATGAAGAATACCTCTTACTGTTACAATATCATTCTTAACAAATATATCATCAGTTTTCAATACCATCTCATTCGTTCCAAGTTCCAAATCTCCAGTTCCATCCTGAATTCTCAACCAATTTGAACTCATAATATTCTCAGAAAACCTTGTTACTTTCCCTCTTACAATAATCTCTTTACCGTCTAAATCTTCAGCCCTGCTAAACAGCTCATCGATTGTAAATCCACCTTGAACTTTATCTATTTTTATTGGCTTAGTATCTGAATGATCCATCTGAACATGATTATGAGGAGTTGTTGGAGTTTTATTCTCTATATTCTCAATAAAGTAAAAAGAACCTGCTACTATTTTTTGATCTAAAACTCGTATATAACTAGCAATAGCTTTTTTATTCTCACCTGTAACACCATCAATACAATCATTTTTAACGTAAATTTCTATATTATGTTTACCATCATTTACAAAAAGTTTATGTTCATTTCCAACAATTTCTAAAGAATCAACAACAACCATTTTTGAAGGAATGGGCTCATTTCCAATTACAAAATCACTGGCAATCATTATCTTGATCAGTACTAAAATGAGAGTCAAAGTTATCTTTTTCATATAGCATCTTTTCTATATAGTTATTATGCGACAAGTATAATAATACAAATATGGTAATGTATCAACTTAATTATTTTGTTTTTCTGGTAAATTTAAAAACCAAAGAGATTCTGCTGTTTTTCTATCAATTCTTCTGTCATAATCGTAAAATACGGAGATATTATTATCATAGACAGTAATCATAGTAAAATAATACTTTTTTTGTTTTTTGCTCTTTGAAGTAATAAGTTCAATACTTTTTCTAGTTAAAGGATTAAGCAAAGCATCTGATATCATTCTCTCTATACTTTTCTTTACAACCCCACTCAACCCTGTTGATCCAAAACCTGCATAAAGTTCATTTCCATTTGTATTAATTCCGAAATAGTTATCTGCGTCTGCACCACTTAACCGTATTAATACAGGTTCATTTGAATATGTAAGTAATTTAGTAAAAATGTCAGATACCTCACCTTCAAAACTCATGAAACTTCCAAAAAGATCGTTTTCATCTCTCTTATAAAATGTACAGGATAATTTAGATTCGGTGGTTTGTTCAGATGTCAAAGTGATAGACTTTTCTATTGTAGTAATTTCGTTTGTGGCTTCAGAAATGAAATTTTGTTGATTATCACTCTTTCCGATATCGCT
This Candidatus Delongbacteria bacterium DNA region includes the following protein-coding sequences:
- a CDS encoding cytochrome c biogenesis protein ResB codes for the protein MSFVKLLYSMKFAIILLIVIGVYSFSLVAFNEVYPSYTKEMFNQVVNGIENVDSKFNDFTKDKDMSTPEKAESVQLDFIRKSFYVDIHDWSESKYFVVDRVLQLFDQFKSYNYRFLLGLLTLSLLLCVINNTSPIFKKTFGTVFRDYKEIENMDYHKVFSTRFSPDKLSKLKFSSQNIGGETQYYLVKGRLSFSGAYLVHVGMILLVIGGLVISLYGIRFHATAWELENKLLTSSQKSTYGIDFDIKVNSYNVTYTDNRMLFTKDYYDVSGYGRKMIADFISDLSVFENGELKYRKSIEVNDPLEYKNFTFYQANSSEINENEMSKLGRKVFDKALVSLDIEGLNYKTIIRQDGLFKIGNTDFTIIPENFQCDFLNIYGPSEKPYMRSQQITFSVFKKDEYLARYIVSLDPNVETKVVRGNEKISNVNLLELEPFYMTGIEVATSPGSSLIWLGFILSTIGLIFSFYLNFHQIFISTKGGRFIVGTNTKLGGDEFFEKIIKQFS